In the genome of Staphylococcus durrellii, one region contains:
- a CDS encoding YSIRK-type signal peptide-containing protein (The YSIRK form of extended signal peptide directs nascent proteins to the cross-wall site, while signal peptides lacking YSIRK direct proteins instead to the cell pole. A large fraction of YSIRK proteins are surface proteins anchored by sortase-mediated processing of a C-terminal LPXTG motif.), producing MEFYKSCLGKKDNKYSIRKFSVGIASILVGSAFIYGNSNEAKASEESVNNQNTQQNEIQNGNQESRNSEGTQNQALQQNVSSNTHMSTNDVQDQTTQPTNQPNESLTTRSAQPQRVQAPVQNNSDNIQSEAQKEKAPLKSTNVESKVVDKNTKKLDVVKYVEDNSNQLTDVERKFYLRAVARETSISNNSWKNVYDKEYSKVSELNGQNVAENKVENVNAITKAVSDLIKNRDSDSYYTNLRSDNTGNQANKFTLNNNIQRTQEGNQIINLGLSKDIIPITYPHNGKWLPWDHRFDIWGLRTNNSLNSKIEEVRIKYKWKGQSVDEVLTRDKDGFYWLKENEKYKAKAHIGGGVNFHLKLKKDAILDKARDAAWGYIFSDAEHFFPQSAVTFGFQKFNFSQSGFDKNFNNNNLNGVKQKLTTKLNNIQSGLFTQPGGNKDYYLQLVTKATSNLQDYNDYKRAKLTLENINKRIDVALKEVKPVKISGLTVDSNSKMKDILDYINNQKAHLSQPELELFLRNASRITNTPNLWKSYNENGNSTQTTSISGKSEDINYINKLLKDMQSFIESRNSDNLYKEFAKDTAVKTLANHFGLTSITQENGKQVANIEIKRDGLELDKFEGGKYNDGLTRFEQRALRTNESINNKIEKVTATYRWQGKNYEDVLTRDDKGFYWFREDVKFPNGKKSVGGTVNLKVTFKKDTLLNKDTDKMWGYNISDANEALTVFGSNIGFSRINLDNSETNFNVKTLSNLKESVLNNVQSLAPVFLNDDTTVNEFNQRINNINTSASTQNEFENAKDQLVMINHQLAKTALKNNLIVVPEEKQHLGQYAQEVEDSHFSSFQSLNTDPNNSLNSDSSIVIKPKGYFFYNFKAENELAPGKKINIKLVASKVDPKTKFQYSVQNGQNVYLAGISEIPKVSEGNYTLDDYVIPEGAKKFTLRIDNREGTTNTNVKGFKLVPAEGNDSNSKVPNLVVIPEDGQNIKTYAANHKDSYFSSFQSLNTNPVNTFNSDGSLTLKPNGYFFYNFKAENELAPNKKFNIKVMSNSVDPKTKFEYGFQIAGVKFGNTIKAIVKSEEGIYSVEDVVVPENATSVALRLDNRLGKQNAEIQGVFVLPSNA from the coding sequence TTGGAATTTTATAAATCATGTTTAGGTAAAAAAGATAATAAGTACTCAATACGTAAGTTTAGCGTAGGTATTGCTTCAATCTTAGTAGGGAGTGCATTTATTTATGGTAATAGTAATGAAGCAAAGGCTTCTGAAGAATCAGTAAATAATCAAAACACTCAGCAAAATGAAATACAAAATGGGAATCAAGAAAGTAGAAATTCAGAAGGAACTCAAAATCAAGCACTCCAACAAAATGTTTCAAGTAATACGCATATGTCTACAAATGATGTGCAAGATCAAACAACACAGCCAACAAATCAACCGAATGAATCATTAACAACAAGAAGTGCACAACCACAAAGAGTTCAAGCGCCTGTACAAAACAATAGTGATAATATACAATCTGAGGCGCAAAAAGAAAAAGCGCCTTTAAAATCAACTAATGTAGAAAGTAAAGTAGTTGATAAAAATACAAAAAAATTAGATGTAGTTAAATATGTTGAAGATAATAGTAATCAATTGACGGATGTAGAAAGAAAATTCTATTTAAGAGCAGTAGCAAGAGAAACAAGTATAAGTAATAACAGTTGGAAAAACGTATACGATAAAGAATACTCTAAAGTGAGTGAGTTAAACGGACAAAACGTTGCAGAAAACAAAGTAGAAAATGTTAATGCTATTACAAAAGCAGTGAGTGATTTAATTAAAAATAGAGATAGCGACTCATACTACACTAATTTAAGAAGCGATAATACTGGAAATCAAGCAAATAAATTTACTTTAAATAATAATATCCAACGCACACAAGAAGGCAATCAAATAATTAACCTTGGATTAAGTAAAGATATTATACCAATCACGTATCCACATAATGGTAAATGGTTACCTTGGGATCACAGATTTGATATTTGGGGTTTACGAACAAATAACTCATTGAATAGCAAGATTGAAGAAGTGCGTATAAAATATAAGTGGAAAGGTCAAAGTGTAGATGAAGTTCTAACTCGAGATAAAGATGGTTTCTATTGGTTAAAAGAAAACGAAAAATATAAAGCAAAAGCACATATAGGTGGAGGTGTAAACTTTCATTTAAAATTAAAGAAAGATGCAATTTTGGATAAAGCAAGGGACGCAGCTTGGGGATATATATTTAGTGATGCAGAACATTTCTTTCCGCAATCAGCAGTTACATTTGGTTTCCAAAAATTCAATTTTTCACAGTCAGGCTTTGACAAAAACTTTAATAATAATAATTTAAATGGTGTGAAACAAAAATTAACAACTAAATTGAATAATATACAAAGTGGTTTATTTACTCAACCTGGTGGAAATAAGGACTACTATTTACAACTTGTTACAAAAGCAACGAGTAATTTACAAGACTACAATGACTATAAACGTGCAAAATTAACTTTAGAAAACATAAATAAACGTATAGATGTAGCATTAAAAGAGGTTAAACCTGTTAAAATAAGCGGCCTGACTGTCGACTCAAATAGCAAAATGAAAGACATCCTTGATTATATTAATAATCAAAAAGCACACTTATCGCAACCTGAACTAGAATTATTTTTAAGAAATGCCTCACGCATTACAAATACGCCAAATCTGTGGAAATCATACAATGAAAATGGAAATTCAACACAAACAACTAGTATATCTGGCAAAAGTGAAGATATTAATTATATAAATAAGTTACTTAAAGACATGCAAAGTTTTATTGAAAGTCGTAATAGTGATAACTTATATAAAGAATTTGCTAAAGATACTGCTGTTAAAACTTTAGCAAATCATTTTGGACTAACTAGTATAACTCAAGAAAATGGTAAACAAGTAGCTAATATAGAAATTAAAAGAGATGGATTAGAATTAGATAAATTTGAGGGTGGAAAATATAATGATGGGTTAACTCGTTTTGAACAAAGAGCCCTAAGAACAAATGAATCAATTAATAATAAAATTGAGAAAGTAACAGCTACTTATCGATGGCAAGGTAAAAATTACGAAGATGTATTAACTAGAGATGATAAAGGTTTTTATTGGTTTAGAGAAGATGTAAAATTTCCTAACGGTAAAAAGTCTGTAGGTGGAACAGTTAATTTAAAAGTTACTTTCAAGAAAGATACGCTATTGAATAAAGATACTGATAAAATGTGGGGTTATAATATTAGTGATGCCAATGAGGCATTAACTGTTTTCGGGTCTAATATTGGTTTTAGTAGAATTAATCTCGATAATTCTGAAACTAATTTTAATGTCAAAACACTATCGAATTTAAAAGAAAGTGTATTAAACAACGTTCAGTCATTAGCACCTGTATTCTTAAATGATGATACTACTGTTAACGAGTTTAACCAAAGAATTAATAATATAAATACTTCAGCAAGTACGCAAAATGAATTTGAAAATGCAAAAGATCAATTAGTTATGATTAACCATCAACTTGCTAAAACTGCGTTAAAAAATAACTTAATTGTCGTACCAGAAGAAAAACAGCATTTAGGTCAATATGCACAAGAAGTAGAAGATAGCCATTTCTCAAGTTTCCAATCACTAAATACTGATCCTAACAATTCATTAAATTCAGATAGTTCAATAGTTATTAAACCTAAAGGGTACTTTTTCTATAATTTTAAAGCAGAAAATGAATTAGCTCCTGGTAAGAAAATTAATATAAAACTAGTAGCTAGTAAAGTGGATCCTAAAACAAAATTCCAATATTCTGTTCAAAATGGTCAAAATGTTTACCTTGCTGGTATTTCAGAAATACCTAAAGTAAGTGAAGGTAACTATACATTAGATGACTATGTAATTCCTGAAGGCGCAAAAAAATTCACATTGCGTATAGATAATAGAGAAGGTACTACTAATACTAACGTAAAAGGATTTAAATTAGTACCAGCAGAGGGTAATGATAGTAATTCTAAAGTACCAAATTTAGTAGTGATTCCTGAAGATGGTCAAAATATAAAAACTTATGCTGCAAACCATAAGGATTCATATTTTTCAAGTTTTCAATCTTTAAACACAAATCCTGTTAATACATTTAATTCAGATGGATCATTAACATTGAAACCGAATGGCTACTTTTTCTATAATTTTAAAGCAGAAAACGAATTAGCTCCAAATAAAAAGTTTAATATCAAAGTAATGTCTAATTCTGTAGATCCTAAAACAAAGTTTGAATATGGCTTCCAAATTGCCGGTGTTAAATTTGGAAATACAATTAAAGCTATCGTTAAATCAGAAGAAGGAATATATAGCGTAGAAGATGTAGTAGTTCCTGAAAATGCTACTTCAGTAGCATTAAGACTTGATAATCGTTTAGGAAAACAAAATGCTGAAATACAAGGTGTTTTCGTTTTACCGTCAAATGCATAA
- the glnA gene encoding type I glutamate--ammonia ligase yields the protein MPKRTFTKEDIHKFAKEENVRYLRLQFTDILGTIKNVEVPVSQLEKVLDNEMMFDGSSIEGFVRIEESDMYLYPDLDTWVIFPWTAGQGKVARLICDIYKTDGTPFEGDPRANLKRTLKEMQELGFTDLNLGPEPEFFLFKLDEKGEPTLELNDDGGYFDLAPTDLGENCRRDIVLELEDMGFDIEASHHEVAPGQHEIDFKYADAVTACDNIQTFKLVVKTIARQHNLHATFMPKPLFGVNGSGMHFNVSLFNGKENAFFDPNGDMQLTKDAYHFIAGILKNARGFTAVCNPLVNSYKRLVPGYEAPCYIAWSGKNRSPLIRVPSSRGLSTRVEIRSVDPAANPYMALAAILQAGLDGIKNKLEVPEPVNQNIYEMNRDEREAIGIEDLPSQLYTAIKSMRENKVIKEALGNHIYNQFINSKSIEWDYYRTQVSEWEREQYMKQY from the coding sequence ATGCCAAAACGTACATTTACAAAAGAAGATATTCACAAGTTTGCCAAAGAGGAAAATGTAAGATACTTAAGATTACAATTCACAGATATTTTAGGAACTATCAAAAACGTAGAAGTTCCTGTTAGCCAATTAGAAAAAGTTTTAGATAATGAAATGATGTTTGATGGTTCTTCTATCGAAGGATTTGTTCGTATCGAAGAATCAGACATGTATCTTTATCCGGACTTAGATACTTGGGTGATTTTCCCATGGACTGCAGGTCAGGGTAAGGTTGCTCGTTTAATTTGTGATATTTATAAAACAGATGGAACACCATTCGAAGGCGATCCTCGTGCAAATTTAAAACGTACGCTTAAAGAAATGCAAGAATTAGGCTTTACTGACTTAAACTTAGGGCCTGAGCCAGAATTCTTCTTATTCAAATTAGATGAAAAAGGTGAACCAACATTAGAATTAAATGATGATGGTGGTTACTTCGACTTAGCACCAACAGACTTAGGTGAAAACTGTCGTCGTGACATCGTACTAGAATTAGAAGATATGGGCTTTGATATCGAAGCAAGTCACCATGAGGTTGCACCAGGTCAACACGAAATTGACTTTAAATATGCCGACGCAGTAACAGCTTGTGATAATATCCAAACATTTAAATTAGTTGTTAAAACTATTGCGCGTCAACATAACCTACATGCGACATTTATGCCTAAACCACTATTTGGTGTTAATGGTAGTGGTATGCACTTTAACGTATCATTATTTAATGGTAAAGAAAATGCATTCTTTGATCCAAATGGTGATATGCAATTAACTAAAGATGCTTATCACTTTATTGCTGGTATTCTTAAAAATGCTCGTGGTTTCACAGCAGTATGTAATCCATTAGTAAACTCATACAAACGTTTAGTTCCAGGTTATGAAGCACCATGTTACATTGCTTGGAGTGGTAAAAACCGTTCACCACTTATTCGTGTTCCATCTTCTCGTGGGCTATCAACAAGAGTTGAAATCCGCTCAGTAGATCCTGCAGCAAACCCATACATGGCATTAGCTGCAATTTTACAAGCTGGTTTAGATGGTATTAAAAACAAATTAGAAGTACCAGAACCAGTAAACCAAAACATCTACGAAATGAATCGTGACGAACGTGAAGCTATTGGTATCGAAGACTTACCTTCACAGTTATACACAGCGATTAAATCGATGCGCGAAAACAAAGTCATCAAAGAAGCACTTGGTAATCACATTTACAATCAATTTATTAATTCTAAATCAATTGAATGGGATTACTATAGAACGCAAGTGTCCGAATGGGAAAGAGAACAATATATGAAACAATACTAG
- a CDS encoding MerR family transcriptional regulator, with the protein MKSKDALRRNMPVFSMSVVSKLSELSPRQIRYYETHELISPSRTQGNKRMFSLNDLEKLLEIKNLIEKGFNVKGIKQIFNDDHAHLSTEEQEIRKRMIVDTTQKPQSEALPINRGDLSRFIK; encoded by the coding sequence ATGAAGTCAAAAGATGCATTGCGACGAAATATGCCCGTCTTCTCTATGAGTGTTGTTAGTAAATTAAGTGAATTATCACCAAGACAAATACGTTATTACGAAACACATGAACTCATTTCGCCTTCAAGAACACAAGGTAACAAACGCATGTTTTCATTAAATGATTTGGAAAAATTATTAGAAATTAAAAACTTAATTGAAAAAGGTTTTAATGTCAAAGGTATTAAGCAAATATTTAACGATGATCATGCGCATTTATCAACTGAAGAACAAGAAATTAGAAAAAGAATGATTGTGGATACAACACAAAAACCACAAAGCGAAGCTCTACCGATAAATCGCGGAGACTTATCACGATTTATTAAATAA
- a CDS encoding methionine gamma-lyase family protein, giving the protein MTSIKQLVRKSEETLRPYFDDIEAIALSNQEKVLNAFHSVKVTENDLQGTTGYGYDDFGRDHLEQIYAHTFKAEDALVRPQIISGTHAITIALQSTLKYNDELLYITGNPYDTLLEVIGINGNGIESLQEHGVVYNKIDLKNGAIDTQSVLAHMSKQTKVVAIQRSKGYDQRPSINIDEIERAIQLIKAQFPEVIVFVDNCYGEFVELREPIECGADIIAGSLIKNPGGGLAKIGGYIAGRNDLIQRCGYRLTAPGIGKEAGASLDTLQDMYQGFFLAPHVVSQSLKGAIFTSLLLDKLGMTTTPKYNVPRTDLIQTVTFTDKEQMIQFCQSIQHASPVNAHFSPEPAYMPGYEDDVIMAAGTFIQGSSIELSADGPIRPPYEAYIQGGLTYEHVKIAVTRAVEQLRENNLV; this is encoded by the coding sequence ATGACATCTATAAAGCAACTAGTAAGAAAATCTGAAGAAACGTTAAGACCATATTTTGACGACATTGAAGCAATTGCATTAAGCAATCAAGAAAAAGTCCTCAATGCATTTCATTCTGTCAAAGTAACTGAAAATGATTTACAGGGTACTACAGGTTATGGTTACGATGACTTCGGCAGAGATCATTTAGAACAAATATATGCGCATACGTTCAAAGCAGAGGATGCCTTAGTACGTCCGCAAATTATTTCAGGAACGCATGCGATAACTATAGCATTACAAAGCACATTGAAATACAATGATGAATTGTTATATATCACAGGAAACCCATACGATACTTTATTAGAAGTTATCGGTATTAATGGCAATGGGATAGAAAGTTTACAAGAACACGGGGTTGTTTATAATAAGATAGACTTGAAAAATGGTGCCATAGACACACAGTCTGTATTAGCACATATGAGTAAGCAAACAAAAGTTGTGGCAATACAACGTTCAAAAGGTTACGATCAACGTCCTTCAATTAACATAGATGAAATTGAAAGAGCTATCCAATTAATTAAAGCTCAATTTCCTGAAGTCATTGTTTTTGTAGACAATTGCTATGGTGAGTTTGTCGAATTACGTGAGCCAATTGAATGTGGCGCTGATATCATTGCGGGTTCTTTAATCAAAAATCCGGGGGGCGGTTTAGCTAAAATAGGTGGCTATATTGCTGGGAGGAATGATTTAATTCAACGCTGTGGTTATCGTTTAACTGCTCCAGGTATTGGTAAGGAAGCGGGTGCCTCACTAGATACACTACAAGATATGTATCAAGGTTTCTTTTTAGCACCGCATGTTGTTAGTCAAAGTTTAAAAGGCGCTATATTTACAAGTTTATTATTGGATAAGTTAGGTATGACAACAACACCGAAATATAATGTGCCGAGAACAGATTTGATTCAAACTGTGACGTTTACAGATAAAGAGCAAATGATACAATTTTGTCAAAGTATACAACATGCTTCGCCAGTAAATGCACACTTCAGCCCTGAACCTGCGTATATGCCAGGTTACGAAGATGATGTGATAATGGCGGCTGGTACTTTTATACAAGGATCGTCAATTGAATTATCTGCAGATGGTCCCATACGTCCACCTTATGAAGCTTATATTCAAGGTGGTTTAACATACGAACATGTGAAAATTGCTGTTACTAGAGCTGTAGAGCAATTAAGAGAAAACAACTTAGTTTAA
- the hflX gene encoding GTPase HflX, producing MGQHKTYDTKIKLESAIIVGVHAQEEENFDFDSTMEELEALSTTCKLDVKEQFTQNRTHFDNKYYVGKGKLDEIKAYISFNDIDVVVTNDELTTAQSKSLNGQLNIKVIDRTQLILEIFALRARSKEGKLQVELAQLDYLMPRLQGHGRSLSRLGGGIGTRGPGETKLEMDRRHIRTRMNDIKHQLQTVVDHRERYRAKREQNNVFQVALIGYTNAGKSSWFNALAQETTYEQNLLFATLDPKTRQIQVNEGFNFILSDTVGFIQKLPTTLIAAFKSTLEEAKDADLLLHVVDSSHPEYKTQYDTVNQIINDLDMAHIPQAIIFNKKDLHEGVQPSTNKPHVFVSSQDEHDIHVVNDLLIQEIKRTLTYYEETLASSEADKLYYLKQHTLVTELNFNEKEETYEIKGYQKVNEGSKNE from the coding sequence ATGGGCCAACATAAAACATATGATACAAAAATAAAACTTGAAAGCGCAATAATAGTTGGAGTGCATGCGCAAGAGGAAGAAAACTTTGATTTTGATTCAACTATGGAAGAATTAGAAGCACTTTCTACAACTTGTAAACTAGATGTTAAAGAGCAATTTACACAAAATAGAACGCACTTTGACAATAAGTATTATGTAGGTAAAGGCAAACTAGATGAAATAAAAGCATATATCTCATTTAACGATATAGACGTTGTGGTTACAAATGATGAATTAACGACAGCACAGTCAAAATCATTAAATGGCCAACTGAACATTAAAGTTATCGATCGTACGCAGTTAATACTAGAAATATTCGCATTACGTGCGCGTAGTAAAGAAGGTAAACTGCAAGTGGAGCTAGCACAGTTAGATTATTTAATGCCACGTTTGCAAGGACACGGCAGAAGTTTATCTAGATTAGGTGGAGGTATTGGTACTAGAGGTCCAGGGGAAACTAAATTAGAAATGGATCGTCGTCATATTCGTACACGTATGAATGACATTAAACATCAATTACAAACTGTGGTAGACCATCGGGAACGCTATAGGGCTAAAAGAGAGCAAAACAATGTTTTTCAAGTCGCATTAATCGGATATACTAATGCTGGAAAGTCGTCCTGGTTTAATGCCTTAGCTCAGGAGACTACTTATGAACAAAATTTACTTTTTGCTACATTAGACCCTAAGACGCGTCAAATTCAAGTTAATGAAGGCTTTAATTTTATCTTGTCCGATACGGTAGGTTTTATTCAAAAATTACCGACGACTTTGATCGCGGCGTTTAAATCCACCTTAGAAGAAGCGAAAGATGCAGATTTATTATTGCATGTTGTGGATAGCAGTCATCCTGAATATAAAACGCAATATGACACGGTAAATCAAATCATTAACGATCTAGATATGGCGCATATACCACAGGCCATTATCTTTAATAAAAAAGATTTACATGAAGGAGTACAGCCTTCAACTAATAAACCGCATGTGTTTGTGTCTAGTCAAGATGAGCATGATATTCATGTGGTTAATGATTTGCTTATACAAGAAATTAAAAGAACATTGACTTATTACGAGGAAACTTTAGCTAGTAGTGAAGCTGACAAACTTTATTATTTAAAACAACATACACTCGTTACTGAATTAAATTTTAATGAAAAAGAAGAAACATACGAAATAAAAGGCTACCAAAAAGTAAACGAAGGAAGTAAAAATGAATGA
- a CDS encoding glutathione peroxidase, which produces MSIYDISVQKSNGEQYQLESYKGDVLLIVNTASECGFTPQFEGLQYLYEQYKDQGLMVLGFPCNQFGNQEPGTGEEATQNCKINYGVSFPIHEKIDVKGPNQHPLFEFLTESQNGFLNEKIKWNFTKFLVDREGNVIKRFSPQKKPEQLEEDIKALL; this is translated from the coding sequence ATGAGTATTTATGATATTTCAGTACAAAAATCAAATGGAGAACAATATCAATTAGAATCATATAAAGGCGATGTACTCCTGATCGTTAACACAGCAAGCGAGTGTGGCTTTACACCACAATTTGAAGGTTTACAGTATTTATATGAACAATACAAAGATCAAGGTTTAATGGTGCTTGGATTCCCTTGTAATCAATTTGGAAATCAAGAACCTGGTACAGGCGAAGAAGCTACACAAAATTGTAAAATTAATTATGGCGTTTCATTCCCTATACATGAAAAGATTGACGTTAAAGGTCCAAATCAACACCCTTTATTTGAATTTTTAACCGAGTCTCAAAATGGTTTCCTTAACGAAAAAATTAAATGGAATTTCACAAAATTTTTAGTAGATAGAGAAGGCAACGTTATTAAACGTTTCTCTCCTCAAAAAAAACCTGAACAATTAGAAGAAGATATTAAAGCATTACTATAA
- the hfq gene encoding RNA chaperone Hfq, translating to MTTQNNNQDQFLGHFKAEKTKAVVFLINGFQIKGVIEDFDESTVCLFSQEKPHLIYKHAISTFTIDDSE from the coding sequence ATGACTACACAGAACAACAACCAAGACCAATTCCTAGGGCACTTTAAAGCCGAGAAGACAAAAGCTGTTGTCTTTTTAATTAATGGCTTTCAAATCAAAGGTGTAATCGAAGATTTTGATGAGTCAACTGTTTGCTTGTTTTCACAAGAAAAGCCACACCTAATTTACAAGCACGCAATCAGTACTTTTACAATCGATGATAGCGAGTAA
- the miaA gene encoding tRNA (adenosine(37)-N6)-dimethylallyltransferase MiaA: MQHQKPFIVVIVGPTAVGKTEFSIELAKRINGEIISGDSMQVYKGMDIGTAKVSNEEMDGVAHYMIDILEPDDNFSAYDFKKRAQTLIETITAKGKVPIVVGGTGLYIQSLIYNYAFEDETISHAQEKEIETKMQQYETYSNNELHNYLKSFDPESAQAIHPNNRKRVLRAIQFYLKTKKLLSSRKKMQQFTENYDTLLLGMEMSRDLLYDRINKRVDIMLENGLLSEVEQLVEHGYESCQSMQAIGYKEIVPVVKGSVSITQASEKLKQHSRNYAKRQMTWFKNKLDVIWLNKETKSLSLILDEVSAQINKRS, from the coding sequence GTGCAACATCAGAAACCTTTCATCGTTGTTATTGTGGGGCCAACAGCTGTGGGTAAAACTGAGTTTAGTATTGAATTAGCGAAGAGAATTAATGGTGAAATTATTAGTGGTGATTCTATGCAAGTATACAAAGGCATGGATATTGGTACTGCTAAAGTATCTAACGAAGAAATGGATGGCGTAGCTCACTATATGATTGATATTTTAGAACCAGATGATAATTTTTCAGCTTATGATTTCAAAAAGAGAGCACAGACATTAATAGAGACAATTACTGCAAAAGGGAAAGTGCCTATAGTTGTCGGAGGCACTGGTCTTTATATACAATCACTTATTTATAATTATGCTTTTGAAGATGAGACGATTAGTCATGCACAAGAAAAAGAAATCGAGACGAAAATGCAGCAATATGAAACATATTCTAATAATGAGCTACATAATTACTTAAAGTCGTTTGATCCCGAATCTGCACAAGCAATTCATCCAAATAATCGAAAAAGAGTATTACGTGCAATTCAATTTTACTTAAAAACAAAAAAACTTTTAAGTTCTCGCAAGAAAATGCAACAATTCACAGAAAATTATGATACATTATTATTAGGGATGGAAATGTCGCGTGACCTATTATATGACAGAATAAATAAACGCGTAGATATAATGTTGGAGAACGGATTATTAAGTGAAGTAGAACAACTCGTTGAACATGGATATGAATCATGTCAAAGCATGCAAGCTATTGGATATAAAGAGATAGTTCCAGTAGTGAAAGGGAGTGTTTCGATAACACAAGCTTCAGAAAAGCTTAAGCAACACTCACGAAATTATGCAAAACGCCAAATGACTTGGTTTAAGAATAAACTGGACGTGATTTGGTTAAATAAAGAGACGAAGTCACTTTCATTAATCTTAGATGAGGTTTCCGCCCAAATAAACAAAAGGAGTTAG
- a CDS encoding alpha/beta hydrolase, which yields MGQSNLKITVADGATLEVKLNKANKSTIGVVHIFHGMAEHMGRYQELVAALNQQGYDVIRHNHRGHNQEELEKNIGHIDDFDQVATDAFEVAQTLCANYKDLPYIVIGHSMGSIIARVFAQKYPKSINGLILTGTGYYPKILGLILQFVLKCITILFGKRKRLSWVNNLMYKSLNKRIEHLKTKSDWLSSDDEQVQAFIKDDRTGFLVSNQLIYQTVKHIVKTSKQKFITQMNPSMPILMISGKEDPLGNYGKGIHKLGKLFKRGNVKHITVHLYKNKRHEILLEKEHEMIWHHMFEWINKQILRAQRIQKSE from the coding sequence ATGGGACAAAGTAATTTAAAGATAACAGTTGCAGATGGCGCGACGTTAGAAGTTAAATTAAATAAGGCTAATAAGTCTACCATCGGTGTAGTGCATATTTTTCATGGCATGGCAGAACATATGGGACGTTATCAAGAGTTGGTAGCAGCATTAAATCAACAAGGATATGACGTTATAAGACACAATCATAGAGGCCATAATCAAGAGGAACTTGAAAAAAATATTGGACATATCGATGATTTTGATCAAGTAGCAACAGATGCATTTGAAGTAGCACAAACCTTATGTGCAAATTATAAAGACTTACCATACATTGTTATAGGACATTCAATGGGCTCGATTATTGCTCGTGTATTTGCACAAAAGTATCCAAAATCTATAAACGGATTAATCTTAACTGGTACGGGTTACTATCCTAAAATTTTAGGATTAATATTACAATTTGTATTAAAATGTATTACTATATTGTTTGGTAAACGTAAACGTTTGAGTTGGGTAAATAATTTAATGTATAAATCATTAAACAAACGAATTGAACACTTAAAAACAAAAAGTGATTGGTTGTCATCAGACGATGAGCAAGTACAAGCCTTTATTAAAGACGATAGAACAGGATTTTTAGTTTCTAATCAATTGATTTATCAAACTGTAAAACACATAGTCAAAACAAGCAAACAAAAATTTATAACACAAATGAATCCATCAATGCCAATATTAATGATTTCAGGTAAAGAAGATCCTCTTGGAAATTATGGGAAAGGTATCCACAAACTCGGCAAATTATTTAAACGTGGTAATGTTAAGCACATAACGGTGCATTTATATAAAAATAAACGGCATGAAATATTATTGGAAAAAGAACATGAAATGATATGGCACCATATGTTTGAATGGATTAATAAGCAAATATTAAGAGCGCAGAGAATACAGAAAAGTGAGTGA